One stretch of Acropora muricata isolate sample 2 chromosome 12, ASM3666990v1, whole genome shotgun sequence DNA includes these proteins:
- the LOC136892634 gene encoding uncharacterized protein, with amino-acid sequence MASQGADVVPSSAGPPDQNTGPPGHNLNIESTLRQLNTNMGTMTQLLTEVCARLPTGNINASSLSRSPPGAGQERRRRRSVSTSCDEPSEHENEPRCKSRREEDCLSVHATDDDDVAQLLAETPARATAPDKTNVAGEDKLLTELVDSLQEEDTKGPKVQHQLADIAIKRWGTKLQSDKISSILGKHPQPENCEDMAIGRVNPEIWAPLNAAKRKADLRLANMQQALQKATFAIVTTCDKLLAVKSQIDTKDMATDSIDAIALVGHVVSEISSIRRDQLRPSLKHEFQTICSNSVPPSSKLLFGDDLAKQIRDAKETSRIDLTVGAYTKHDGPRNRRRHSPYQSGRHDKSNKG; translated from the coding sequence ATGGCGAGCCAAGGAGCTGATGTAGTGCCTTCTTCCGCGGGTCCACCGGACCAAAATACTGGCCCACCGGGTCACAACCTCAATATCGAGTCAACTCTGAGGCAGCTTAATACAAATATGGGCACGATGACACAACTTCTAACTGAAGTGTGTGCGCGCCTTCCCACGGGAAATATCAATGCAAGTTCCTTGAGCCGAAGCCCACCAGGCGCAGGCCAAGAACGCCGAAGACGGCGCTCCGTTTCCACCTCCTGTGATGAACCCTCGGAGCACGAGAATGAACCCAGGTGCAAATCAAGGAGAGAGGAGGATTGCCTCAGTGTGCATGccacagatgatgatgatgtggcGCAGCTACTGGCCGAAACACCGGCTCGCGCCACAGCCCCTGACAAAACTAATGTTGCGGGCGAGGACAAGTTGCTTACAGAACTAGTAGACTCCCTGCAAGAAGAAGATACGAAAGGACCGAAGGTGCAACATCAACTTGCGGATATCGCTATCAAGCGATGGGGCACAAAACTACAATCTGACAAAATCAGTAGCATTCTGGGCAAACACCCGCAGCCCGAAAACTGCGAGGACATGGCCATTGGGCGGGTAAATCCCGAAATATGGGCGCCTTTGAATGCAGCTAAGAGAAAGGCAGATTTGCGCCTAGCGAACATGCAGCAGGCCTTACAAAAAGCCACTTTTGCAATTGTAACAACTTGCGATAAGCTCCTGGCGGTCAAATCTCAAATCGACACAAAGGATATGGCTACCGACAGCATTGATGCTATCGCTCTTGTGGGACATGTGGTTTCGGAGATTTCCTCGATAAGGCGTGACCAGCTTAGGCCATCGTTAAAACACGAGTTCCAAACTATTTGTTCTAACAGCGTCCCACCCTCATCCAAACTATTGTTTGGTGACGATCTTGCGAAGCAAATTCGCGATGCAAAAGAGACGAGCCGCATCGACCTCACCGTAGGCGCCTATACAAAACATGACGGCCCCAGAAACCGCCGGCGTCACAGCCCTTATCAGAGTGGTCGACATGACAAAAGCAACAAAGGGTAG
- the LOC136893528 gene encoding sushi, von Willebrand factor type A, EGF and pentraxin domain-containing protein 1-like, with product MSVALYAFYLISLASATETAGKQCKVYQAPIRGKALGGHTYKTAKVGELFRCYVRCERDPVCKSCNFKHRQQICEMNNETKETKPNDFITDEQSYYIKRTGGDVDECTSFPNICGANADCHNTDGSYICNCKGGYTGDGKTCARVGVPTPIAFYPLNINSTIHDFAERPPYSALASNVEFTSGPANESNGAYQFKGATNSFIQFPNTGGILDVKYSITLMCWVRPGGQDGPLFNYKRQGAWGVHIWINRNGRFYVRITKFGSYEDLKYLTTDLPLQQGRWYHVAATYDSKTGVNSIYVDGVLSKTQNIGTGYRISTNDPAIRMGVKIGESGMFNGAITQMGIYNVSLTGDQIRTVIKRALKSRPCSSILRKNGG from the exons ATGTCTGTGGCTCTTTATGCATTTTACTTGATATCCTTGGCGAGCGCGACTGAGACGGCTGGCAAGCAATGCAAAGTTTATCAAGCTCCAATTCGTGGCAAGGCACTCGGCGGTCACACatataaaactgcaaaggtcGGGGAACTGTTTAGATGCTATGTACGATGTGAGAGAGATCCAGTGTGCAAGAGTTGTAACTTCAAACATAGACAACAGATTTGCGAAATGAATAACGAGACTAAGGAAACCAAACCGAATGACTTCATCACAGATGAGCAAAGTTATTACATAAAACGCACAGGTGGAG ATGTCGACGAATGCACGTCGTTTCCCAACATCTGTGGCGCCAACGCCGATTGCCACAATACAGATGGATCTTACATTTGCAATTGTAAGGGTGGTTACACGGGCGACGGTAAAACTTGCGCCAGAGTTG GTGTACCAACTCCCATTGCCTTCTATCCTCTCAATATAAATTCAACAATCCATGATTTTGCCGAGAGGCCACCATATAGCGCATTAGCAAGCAACGTGGAGTTCACAAGCGGACCCGCCAACGAATCTAATGGAGCCTATCAATTTAAAGGAGCCACTAACAGTTTTATCCAGTTTCCAAACACGGGTGGTATTCTAGACGTTAAGTACTCCATCACACTCATGTGTTGGGTTCGACCAGGCGGCCAAGATGGACCACTTTTCAATTACAAAAGACAAGGAGCCTGGGGAGTACACATCTGGATCAATAGAAATGGAAGGTTTTACGTTCGAATTACAAAGTTTGGCAGTTATGAAGATTTAAAATATCTCACAACAGATCTACCTCTGCAACAAGGGAGATGGTACCATGTAGCTGCAACATACGATAGTAAGACAGGTGTCAACTCCATTTACGTTGATGGAGTACTGAGTAAAACCCAGAATATTGGAACAGGGTATCGAATCTCGACCAATGATCCGGCAATTAGAATGGGAGTAAAGATCGGTGAAAGTGGAATGTTTAATGGTGCAATCACTCAGATGGGGATCTACAATGTATCGCTCACTGGAGATCAGATTCGTACTGTTATAAAACGAG CGTTGAAGTCCCGACCTTGTTCCAGCATTCTTcgcaaaaatggcggataa
- the LOC136891660 gene encoding uncharacterized protein isoform X2, whose translation MAKKLTITEMMILLLCLFLFAGRTCGYGDHPCSDYKKLSEADRAATYQKLTRKSDSRRSWKEHWYRFVGKAGDKIASMEGDGKDCLMNPSCGAKFPGYLMKKHPENLQPGTNFEATVCFSKGKTCCAKTQRIKIMRCKDFFIYKLPRSCLKRGRYCGTGVEKKPDCDKKKLLFGLSKTYAAKSCKEIKQLRKDAESGVYWINKTNSIQVYCDMETDGGGWTLVYSYIFTNFREGTGSLVEFKQGSLNCRIIKNIANKCHNYVPDQLILHSAGNPAQSTLGPDLIRSQSSSFLKEYYYFEASTRTRNWPTHDPCGTNNLNHRTDVARPRGNIYIRE comes from the exons ATG GCAAAAAAACTGACCATAACGGAAATGATGATATTGCTGCTGTGTTTGTTCCTGTTCGCCGGGAGAACAT GTGGATACGGCGACCATCCATGCTCGGATTACAAGAAACTTAGCGAGGCTGATCGGGCAGCGACTTACCAGAAGTTAACGAGGAAGTCAGACAGTCGCCGGAGTTGGAAAGAGCACTGGTACCGATTTGTGGGCAAAGCTGGAGACAAAATTGCTTCCAT GGAGGGAGATGGAAAGGATTGTTTAATGAACCCGTCCTGTGGTGCCAAGTTCCCAGGATACCTTATGAAAAAGCACCCCGAAAATCTCCAGCCAGGAACGAACTTTGAAGCAACTGTCTGTTTTTCAAAAGGCAAGACGTGCTGTGCAAAGACTCAGCGAATCAAGATTATGAGGTGCAAAGATTTCTTTATCTACAAGTTACCACGCTCTTGTCTCAAAAGAGGAAGGTACTGCGGAACTGGAG TTGAAAAGAAACCTGACTGTGATAAAAAGAAACTATTGTTTG GCTTGTCCAAGACTTACGCTGCAAAGTCTTGCAAAGAAATCAAACAACTTAGAAAAGACGCTGAATCCGGTGTGTACTggataaacaaaacaaactcaatccaGGTCTACTGTGACATGGAAACGGACGGAGGAGGCTGGACTTTAGTGTACAGCTACATTTTCACAAACTTCCG GGAAGGAACCGGAAGTCTGGTTGAGTTTAAACAAGGAAGTCTGAACTGCCGCATTATAAAGAATATTGCAAACAAATGCCATAACTATGTCCCAGATCAGCTCATTTTACACTCGGCCGGAAACCCCGCTCAATCTACTTTAGGACCTGACCTGATCCGCTCTCAAAGTTCTTCTTTTCTTAAGGAGTACTATTACTTTGAAGCAAGCACACGCACCCGAAATTGGCCTACCCATGATCCTTGTGGCACAAACAACTTGAATCACCGCACAGATGTCGCCCGTCCGCGTGGGAACATTTACATTCGGGAATAG
- the LOC136891660 gene encoding uncharacterized protein isoform X1: MAKKLTITEMMILLLCLFLFAGRTCGYGDHPCSDYKKLSEADRAATYQKLTRKSDSRRSWKEHWYRFVGKAGDKIASMEGDGKDCLMNPSCGAKFPGYLMKKHPENLQPGTNFEATVCFSKGKTCCAKTQRIKIMRCKDFFIYKLPRSCLKRGRYCGTGVEKKPDCDKKKLLFGLSKTYAAKSCKEIKQLRKDAESGVYWINKTNSIQVYCDMETDGGGWTLVYSYIFTNFRSFRSGTNSLTPRPNWPVSDLYANIPISTEAPKSETDLNSLDFKLWKKLGHEFMVKSNINHHIACKEGTGSLVEFKQGSLNCRIIKNIANKCHNYVPDQLILHSAGNPAQSTLGPDLIRSQSSSFLKEYYYFEASTRTRNWPTHDPCGTNNLNHRTDVARPRGNIYIRE; encoded by the exons ATG GCAAAAAAACTGACCATAACGGAAATGATGATATTGCTGCTGTGTTTGTTCCTGTTCGCCGGGAGAACAT GTGGATACGGCGACCATCCATGCTCGGATTACAAGAAACTTAGCGAGGCTGATCGGGCAGCGACTTACCAGAAGTTAACGAGGAAGTCAGACAGTCGCCGGAGTTGGAAAGAGCACTGGTACCGATTTGTGGGCAAAGCTGGAGACAAAATTGCTTCCAT GGAGGGAGATGGAAAGGATTGTTTAATGAACCCGTCCTGTGGTGCCAAGTTCCCAGGATACCTTATGAAAAAGCACCCCGAAAATCTCCAGCCAGGAACGAACTTTGAAGCAACTGTCTGTTTTTCAAAAGGCAAGACGTGCTGTGCAAAGACTCAGCGAATCAAGATTATGAGGTGCAAAGATTTCTTTATCTACAAGTTACCACGCTCTTGTCTCAAAAGAGGAAGGTACTGCGGAACTGGAG TTGAAAAGAAACCTGACTGTGATAAAAAGAAACTATTGTTTG GCTTGTCCAAGACTTACGCTGCAAAGTCTTGCAAAGAAATCAAACAACTTAGAAAAGACGCTGAATCCGGTGTGTACTggataaacaaaacaaactcaatccaGGTCTACTGTGACATGGAAACGGACGGAGGAGGCTGGACTTTAGTGTACAGCTACATTTTCACAAACTTCCG GTCTTTTCGATCAGGAACAAACTCTCTAACTCCGCGTCCTAATTGGCCAGTCAGCGACCTGTACGCCAACATCCCCATCTCGACAGAAGCTCCCAAAAGCGAGACCGATCTGAACTCCCTAGATTTTAAACTCTGGAAAAAACTGGGCCACGAATTCATGGTGAAGTCTAACATCAACCATCACATTGCTTGCAA GGAAGGAACCGGAAGTCTGGTTGAGTTTAAACAAGGAAGTCTGAACTGCCGCATTATAAAGAATATTGCAAACAAATGCCATAACTATGTCCCAGATCAGCTCATTTTACACTCGGCCGGAAACCCCGCTCAATCTACTTTAGGACCTGACCTGATCCGCTCTCAAAGTTCTTCTTTTCTTAAGGAGTACTATTACTTTGAAGCAAGCACACGCACCCGAAATTGGCCTACCCATGATCCTTGTGGCACAAACAACTTGAATCACCGCACAGATGTCGCCCGTCCGCGTGGGAACATTTACATTCGGGAATAG